The Candidatus Methylomirabilota bacterium genome includes the window TGGAGCTGGCCGTCCTGGCCACGCTGTTCTCCGTGCTGCTCGGTGTGCCCACCGGGGTCATCAGCGCGGTTCGGCAGGACACCGCCCTCGATTACGGGTTGCGCATCTTTTCGCTGGCCGGTCTCTCCATGCCGGCTTTCTGGCTCGGCATGGTCATCATCTTGGCGCTCGTCGCCTGGGTTGGCTGGATGCCGCCGCTGACGTATATGTCGCCCACCGAGAACCTCAAGGTGCACCTGGTGCAGTTCCTCCTGCCCGCGCTCGCCGTCGGGTACCGGTTCTCGGCCCTCATGATGCGGATCACCCGCTCGGCCGTCCTGGAGGTGATGCGCGAGGACTACATCCGGACGGCGTGGGCGAAGGGGCAGAGCGAGCGGGTCGTGATCTGGCGGCACGCGCTGAAGAACGCCATCCTGCCGGTGGTGACCGTCATCGGCCTCGAGTTCGCCTTCCTCATCGGCGGCCTCGTGGTCACCGAGACCGTGTTCAACCTCCCGGGGGTGGCGAGGTTCCTCGTGCAGGCGATCCTCTGGCGCGACTATCCGATCGTTCAGAACCTGGTGATGTTCACCGCCATCGTGGTGATCCTGACGAATCTGGTGGTGGACCTGCTCTATGGGTGGCTCGACCCGCGGGTGCGCTATGCCGACTAGTGCCGGTCCAATTAACTTCGCCATACTTCGTTCTCGGACTCACGCAGGCTCGCCTCGCGTGCCGAGCACGCTGCGGCTTCGCACGACTGTTCGCAGGCTCGCCTCGGACGGGCGGGGCCCAGCCCGCCGCCGTCCTGCGGCTCGCACTCCCACGCCGGTCCTCGACGTACAACCGCGTACGCCTCAGTTGTCGCTCCTCGCCGCCTCGCATCTGGGCCGGTTTGCTCGCCCGGCGGTGAGGCTCACCGCTCGTCGCTCGTATGGCGACTAAGCCCGTCGTCGCCGAGACCGGCCTCGAGCTCATCATCGCCGCCCCGCGGGTGGCCGAGCCGATCGGGACCTGGACGGCCATCGGCCGGTTCTGTCGCAAGAAGCCGCTGGGCGCCGCCGGGGGCGTGCTCATGCTGCTGCTGGTGGTGAGCGCCCTGTTCGCGGAAGTCCTGGCGACCCACGATCCCATCGCCACCGACGCCGCCAACACGCTGGCGCCGCCCAGCGCAGGCCACTGGCTGGGCAGCGATCACCTCGGGCGCGACATCTACAGCCGCATCGTCCACGGCGCGCGGGTGTCGCTCGTCGTCGGGGTGATGTCGACCCTGCTGGGATCGGTGCTGGGCGGCATCATCGGGTTGCTGTCGGCCTACTTCGGCGGGAAGACCGATCTCATCTCGCAGCGCGTCCTCGACATCCTCCAGGGGCTGCCGCTGCTGGTGCTGGCGCTGGTCATGTCGGCCGCGCTGGGCCCGGCCATCCACAACGTCGTCATCGCGATCTCCGTGCCGATCATCCCCCGCGCCGCCCGGGTGATCCGCTCGAGCGTGCTGTCGATCCGCGAGATGCAGTACGTGGAGGCCGCCCGCGCTCTCGGCGTCCGCCACCTGCGGATCGCGTTTCGCCACATCCTCCCGAACACGATCGGCACCTTCATCGTGCTGTCGACTGCCCAGCTGGGAGGCGCCGTCCTGGTGGAGGCGACGCTCTCGTTCCTCGGGCTCGGCGTCCCGGAGCCCTATCCGTCGTGGGGCCGCATGCTGTCGGTGTCGGCCGCGGAGTACGCGCAGAAGGCGCCCCACCTCGTGCTCTTCCCGGGAATGGCCATCAGCCTCGCCGTCTTCGGCTCCAACCTACTCGGCGACGCCCTGCGCGATACACTGGATCCCCGCCTGCGGGGGCGGTAGGGAGGTGGCGCCGGCGCGGCACCCCGCGCTTCCGGAGGGACACGGAGCGGACATGAAGCATCGGAAGCCGGATTCCAGCCGGGCCAGGGCGGGCCGCAAGGCCGGCCGCCCCGGCCCTGACGAAGGAGCACAGTCATGAAGATGTACGTGGCCGGTCAATGGACCGACAAGCCCAACACGATCGAGGTCCACAACCCCTACGACAACTCCGTCCTCGACACGGTGCCGCGGGCGGACAAGAGCGACGTGGAGCGCGCGCTCCGGTCGGCCGAGCGCGGCGCCCGGGTCATGGCCAAGCTCTCGGGCTACGATCGCTGGAAGATCCTCCGGAAGGCGGCGGAGCTGATGGCCGCCCGCCAGGAGGACCTCGCCCAGACGATCTCCGAGGAAGAGGGGAAGGTCATCGCCGAGGGCCGGCTCGAGGCCAACCGCGCCTTCGAGACCATCATGGGCTCGGCCGAGGAGGCCAAGCGCCTGCACGGCCAGACGGTGCCGCTCGATGGCGCGCCCGGCGGGGCCGGGAAGTTCGGGGTGACGATTCGCGTGCCCTGCGGCGTCGTGGTGGCCATCAGTCCCTTCAACTTCCCGCTGAACCTGGTCTGCCACAAGGTGGGCCCGGCGCTGGCGGGCGGCAACGCGGTGGTGCTGAAGCCCGCCACCGACACGCCGCTCTCGGCGCTGAAGCTCACCGAGATCCTGCTGGAGGCGGGCGTGCCGCCCGAGGGCATCAACACGCTCACCGGCTCGGGCGGCGAGATCGGCGACCTGCTGGTCACCGACCGGCGGGTGCGCAAGATCACTTTCACCGGCAGCCGCGACGTCGGCGAGCGCATCTGCAAGCAGGCCGGCATCAAGCGCGTCACCATGGAGCTCGGCAGCAACGCGCCCGTCATCGTGATGCCGGACGCCGCCCTGGACAAGGTGGCGGCGGCGGTGGCGGCCACGGGCTACGCCAACGCGGGCCAAGTCTGCATCTCTACCCAGCGCGTGCTCGCCGCCGGCAAGGTCTACGGGGACTTCCTCGACGCCCTCCGCCCCAAAGTTCAGGCGCTCAAGGTCGGCAACCAGCTCGACGAGACGGTGAAGGTGGGGCCCATGGTCCGCGAGCGGGAGGCCGTCCGCGTCGACGAGTGGGTGAAGGAAGCGGTGGCCAGCGGCGCCCGGCTCGTCACCGGCGGCAAGCGGCAGGGGGCCCTCTACGAGCCCACCATCGTCGCCGACGTGAAGCCCGAGATGCGGATCTCCCGCGACGAGCTGTTCGGCCCCGCGGTCGCCGTCACGCCGTTCGGTGACATCGACGAGGCGATCGCGCTGGCCAACGACTCGAACTACGGGCTGGCGGCCGGCATCTTCACCGAGAATCTGGAGTGGGCGTGGAAGTTCGCCCGCGAGGTGCAGTCGGGCAACCTGCACATCAACTGGGGCCCGCAGTGGCGCGCGGATCTCATGCCGTACGGCGGGCTCAAGGAATCCGGCTTCGGCAAGGAGGGCCCCGCCTACGCCATCGAGGAGATGACCGAGCTGAAGATGGTCGTGTTTCACCTGTCCTCCTGAGGAGAGCGTTGATGTCCAGGGATGAGCTCTGCTGGCTGTCGGCTACCGGGCTGGCGGCCCAGATCCGGAAGAAGAAAGTCTCGCCGGTGGAGGTCGTCGATGCCGTGCTCGATCGGATCGACAGGATCAATCCCAAGCTGAACGCGTTCGTGACCCTGACCGCCGACGAGGCCCGCCAGGCTGCCAAGCTGGCCGAGCGTCAGCTCATGAGGAAGGGGGCGAAGCTCGGCCCGCTGCACGGCGTGCCGTTCTCGGTCAAGGATCTCGTCATCACCAGGGGCGTGCGGACGACCTTCGGCACGTCGCTCTACCGCGACAACGTCCCCACCGAGGACGCGCCGATGGTCGAGCGCATGAAGGCCGCCGGCGGCATCATGATCGGCAAGACCAACACGCCGACCTTCGGCTGGATCGGCGCCACGCACAATCTGCTCTTCGGCGTCACCCGCAACCCCTGGAACCTCGACCGCACGCCGGGCGGCTCGAGCGGCGGCGCCTCGGCGGCCGCCGCCGCCGGGCTGGGGCCGCTGCACATCGGCACCGACGGCGGGGGCTCGATCCGTATCCCGGCCTCCTGCGCCGGGATCTTCGGCTTCAAGCCCTCCTACGGGCGCATCCCGACCTACCCGGTCAGCGGCGCCTGGAGCCTGTCGCACATCGGCCCCCTGACGCGGACGGTGGCCGACGCCGCGCTGATGACGCAGGTCTGCGCGGGCCCCGACGAGCGCGATCAGTACTCGCTGCCGGCGGCGCGGGTGGACTACGTCAAGGCGCTGCGCTCCAGCCTGAAGGGCTGGCGCGTGGCCTGGAGCGCCGACCTCGGCTTCGTGGAGGCCCTCGATCCCGAGGTCCGCGCGGTGTGCGCCACGGCCGCGAAGGCCTTTCGGGAGCTGGGATGTCGCGTCGAGGAGGTCACGCCCGCCTGGCCGTCGCCGCGCGAGTGCTGGGAGCAGCTCTTCTGCGGCGGGATCGCCACCCGCATGGCGCCTTACATGAACCGGCGCGACGAGATCGAGCCGGGTTTGGTACGCCTCATCGAGGCGACGCTGAAGAACCCGCCGACGCGCTTCGTGCAGGCGTGGTTCGACCGTCTGGCCTGGTGGCAGCACCCCCGGGCCTTCTTCGAAAAGTACGATCTGCTGCTGACGCCGACGATCGCCTGCCCACCGTTCAAGGTGGGGCTCGACAACCCGACCGAGATCGCCGGCAAGCCGGTGTCCGCGTACGCCTGGATCCCCTTCACGTTCCCGTTCAACTGCACGGGCCAGCCGGCGGCGTCGGTGCCGTGCGGGTTCACCAGGGACGGCCTGCCCATCGGGCTCCAGATCGTCGGGCGCCGCTACGACGACGCGTCGGTCCTGCGCGCCTCGGCGGCCTTTGAGCGCGTCCGCCCCTGGGGGGCCCGGCGCCCTCCCATCGGCTAGGAGCGTGTCGGAGTAACCGCCGCTTTCGAGCGCCGGCTTCGCCGGCGCAATCCGTTCTGGGGGAGGCCTCGGAGGGGGCCGTCGAGGCCCCCTCCGAGGATCTAGTGCCGGTCCAATTAACTTCGCCATACTTCGTTCTCGGTCGGCGCCGGTCCTCGACGTACAACCGCGTACGCCTCCGGCCGGCGCCTCCCTCGGGGCCACTGAAGCGTCGCTTCGCAGCGGCGACCGCTGCTCAGCTCCTCCTGCGGGGCCTCGTCTGGCTCGTTACTTGGACCGGCACCCGGCAGGGCACCCGTTGGGGCAGCGCCGGAATTAGCTGGAGGCGCACTAGCAGGCCGTCGGGGAATAGCGCGAGCTCACCGCGCCCGCTTTCCGAGCGCCGGCGAAGCCGGCGCACCCTTGGGGGTGGTTCGGATTGTCAGGCCGAGGCCGGGCGGTGTCAGCATCGGGACTCACCACAACGTTGGACATTGACGCGCCCGCGCCGTGATCAGACGCTGCGCGCATGTCGCTCGCCGACTTGCTCGCGTCGCTCGCGGTGCTGGGGCTCGTGATGGGAGCCACCCTCACGTTGCTTCAGCAGGGACTGCGGATGTACGCGGCCGGTGTGGCCCGTGTCGAGTCGCAGCAGAGCGCCCGTATCGCGCTGGAGCGGATGGCCCGAGAGATCCGCCAGGCCGGATACGGCGCCAGCGGCGCGTCGTTTCCCGCGATCTCGGTCGCCGAGCGTTCGCGCATCGTGATCCATCTCGACCTGGACGGCGACGGGGCCAGCGCGGGCAGACGGGAGACGATCACCTGGCTCCTGGCCAGCGGCGTCCTGCGGCGCAACGCCGGCGGCGGCGCTCAGCCGATCGTCAACGGCGTGCGCGACCTCGAGCTGACGTACCTCGACGCCCGCGGCCACCCGACCATGACGCCCGACGAGATCCGCGCCGTCGCCATCGTGTTGACGACCGAGCCCGATCGCCCGGCGGCGGATCCGGCTCGTCGCGTGGCGACGACGATCGCCACCCAGGTGCGCCTGCGCAACCGCTGATCCTGGCCCCCGGGGGGGGTAGAATCGGGGCCATGAAGGCGTTTCGCCTTCCCGCGCTCGCGGTCGTCCTGCTCGTCGTCGTCGCCTGCCAGACCGTCCCCGTCACCGGCCGCAGCCAGATCATGCTGCTACCCGAGAGCCAAGAGATCCAGATGGGGCTCACCGCTTACCGGGAGGTGCTCAGCAAGGCCACGGTCTCAGGCGATCCCGCGCTGAACGACCAGGTCACCCGCGTGGGCCGGCGCATCGCCGAGGCGACGGGACGCCGTGACTACCAGTGGGAGTTCAAGGTGCTCGAGAGCAAGGCGGTGAACGCGTTCGCGCTGCCGGGCGGTAAGGTGGCCGTCTACACGGGCATCCTGCCGATCACGCGCGACGACGCCGGACTGGCGGCGGTGCTCGGCCACGAGGTGGCCCACGCGATCGCGCGCCACGGCGGTGAGCGCATCAGCCAGACGCTCCTGGTGCAAACGGGGCTCGCCGCTACGCAGGTGGCGCTGGCCCGCCATGACCCGCAGACCGTGCAGAGTGTCGCGTCGCTGCTGGGCGCCGGCGCCGCTGTCGGATTGCTCCTGCCCTGGAGCCGGGGCCAGGAGTCGGAAGCCGACCACCTCGGCCTCGTCTACATGGCCAAGGCGGGCTATCACCCGTCGGCCGCGCGCGACCTGTGGGTGCGCATGGCGGAGGCCGGCCGCGGCCAGCCGCGGCCCCCGGAGTTCCTTTCGACCCATCCGTCCCCCGAGACGAGGATCCGCCAGATCGAGGCCTGGATCCCGGAGGCGCTCCGCTACTACCAGCCTCGCTGAGGGAGGTCCGGGGGCCCCACCTGAGGGGGAGCACCCCGGTGGGAAACCCTACAGGTTGGCGGCTGCGGCCCTGTCCTGAATTTCCTTAAAAAATCGTGTGTTTTTCCCTTGACAGGCCTTTTTGGCAAATGTAACCTCGCCACTCAAGTGGGGCAAAGTGGGATGAAGTGGGTGTCCCAGTCTCACCAGGGAGCCATGTTCAGGGGCCGCTATCAGCACACGATCGATCCGAAGGGGCGGTTGAGCGTGCCGGCCAAGTTCCGGGACGAGCTCGCCCAGTACGACGGCAGGCTCATCGTCGTGCCGAACGAAAACTCGCTTGAGGTGCACCCGCTGGAGGAATGGGAGCGCCTCGAGGGCAGGATCAGCGAGCAGTCGCAGTTCGACCCGGAGGTGCGGAAGCTGGGACGGCTCTACATCTCGCGCGCGAAGGAGGTCGCCCTCGACAACGTGGGTCGGATTCTCCTCCCGCCCGACAGCCGGCAGCAGGCGGGCCTGGTGAAGGACGTGACGCTGCTGGGGCCGGGCCGCCGGTACTTCGAGGTGTGGGATCGCCCGCGGTTCGACGAATACGAGCGGACGAACGGCGACGGGCTGCCCTCGCTGTTCGAGCGGTTGTCGCAACTGGGGGTATAGCGGTTCACATCCCCGTCCTCACCGACGAGGTCGCGTTCCTCCTGCGACCGCGGCGCGAGGGCTGGGTGATCGACGGGACGGTGGGCATGGGTGGACACGCAGAGGCGCTGTTGGCGACGAGCACGGGGGGCGTCCGGCTGCTGGGGCTGGACGTCGATCCCGAGGCGCTCGTCCGGGCGGCCGCGCGTCTGCAGCGGTTCGGGGACCGGGTGCGTCTGACCCGCGCCAACTTCGGCCGCCTGCGCGCCGTCGCCCGTGACCACGGCGTCGAGCGCGCGGAGGCTGTCCTGCTCGACCTCGGCGTGTCGTCGTATCAGCTCGAAGAATCGCGACGCGGCTTCTCGTTTCAGGGCGACGAGCCTCTGGACATGCGCCTGGACCCGGCGGGCGGCGAGACGGCGGAGAGGCTGCTCAATCGCCTGCCGGAAGCGGAGCTGGCGCGCATCCTCGCCGAGTGCGGCGACGAGCCCCACGCGCGCCGGATCGCCCGCGCGATCGTGCGCCGCCGGCCGCTGCGAACCACGGGCGACCTGGTCGCGGCCGTGCGCAGCGCCGTGCCGCGCCGGGCGTGGCCGCGTCGCCTGCACGTCGCCACGCGGACGTTCCAAGCCGTGCGGATGGCCGTCAACGACGAACCCGGGGCGCTGCGCCAGGCGCTGCCCGGCGCGGCCGACCTGTTATCGCCCGGAGGGCGCCTGGCCGTCATCTCCTTTCACTCGGGCGAAGATCGCATCGTGAAGCTGACGTTCCGTTCGCTCACGGCTGACGGCGCCTACGCCGTCGTGGAGCCGTCGCCCCTCGTGCCCGGGGACGACGAGGTGCGGGCCAATCCCCGCGCCCGGAGCGCGAAGCTGCGCGTGCTGGAGCGGGTGCCGTGACACAGCCACAGCGACTCCATCGTGAACGCGATCCCCGCGTGCGCCGGGCCCTGATCCTGGCACTCGCGGCCGCCGTCCTCTTCATGGTCAGCGGCCTGGTGCTCGTCGGCCTGCGGGTGCAGCAGGTGCATCTCGGCTACCAGCTCGATGCGCTGCACGCCGAGCGCGCCCGCCTCGCGGGCCTGATGCGCCAGCTGGAGATCGAGGTGGCGACCCTCCGGTCGCCGGGCCGGGTCGAAACGCGGGCGCGCCAGCTCGGTCTGACGACCCCCGGACGGCAGCAGGTGCGCCTGGCGCGCGAGTTCATGGCCGGCCCCGCCGGCCTGGCCGCCGCGGAACGGAACCGGGTGGCGTCGCTCGGCGCTCCCCCGCGGTCTGACACGGTCGGGAGGGCTCCGCTACTACAGTGAGCGTCCAGGGTTTGCGCCCGCGCGTCCTCATTCTGGCGGCCATCCTCGCCGTCGCGTTTGCAGGCGTCACGGCGCGTCTGGGCCAGCTCCAGATCCTGCGCCACGCGGAGCTGTCGGCGATGGCCGAGCGCCAGTACTCCCGCACCGTGGTGCTCCACGCCCAGCGCGGACCGATCGTCGACCGCCAGGGGGCGATCCTGGCCGCCTCCAGTCCGGCCGAATCGCTCTTCGCCCAGCCCCGCGGCGTGGGCGATCCCGTGCGCGTGGCCGCCCGGCTGGCGCCCATCGTGAGGATGTCCCAGGCCGAGCTGCACGCGGCCCTCGTCAGCCCGCGTCCGTTCGTGTGGCTCAGGCGGCGGTTGCCGCCGGCGGTGGCCGAGCAGGTCCGCGCGCTGCGGGAGCCCGGGCTGGGGCTCGTGGCCGAGCCGCTCCGGCTCTATCCCAACCGTGAGCTCGCCGCCCACGTCCTCGGCTTCGAGGGCGTCGACGGAGGGCTGGAGGGCATCGAGCGGGCGTGGAACGACACCCTGCAGGGCGCGCCCGGCAAGGCCGTGGTGGGCCGCGACGCGCTCGGCCGCGACGTCGTCACCCAGCACGTGCTCCAGCCGCCCCTGCCCGGCCACGGCGTCATGCTGACGCTCGACGCCAACGTCCAGTACGTAGCCGAGCGTGAGATCGACGCCCTCTATCGGCGGACGGGCGCCAAGACCGCGATGGCGGTGGTTCTGGAGCCGCGCACCGGGGACGTCCTGGCCATCGCGATCCGCCCGACGTTCAACCCGAACACCTTCCTCGACGTTCCCTTGCGTGACGCCTGGCGCAATCGCGCCATCACCGACCCCTTCGAGCCGGGCTCCACCCTCAAGGTGATCCTGGCGGCGGCGGCGCTCGAGGAAGGGGTCGTCCGTCCCCACGACCGCGTCTTCGGTGAAAACGGCGCGATCACGATCGCCCGGACGACGATCCACGACTGGAAGAAGTACGGGTGGCTCACCTTCGCCGAGGTGCTGCAGCACTCCTCGAACGTCGGCTCGATCAAGGTCGGGCTGGCGCTCGGTGGCGCCCGCTACCACCGCTACCTGAGCGCCTTCGGCTTCGGCGCGCCCACCGGCGTGGGCCTGCCGGGCGAGAGCCGCGGAATGCTGCGCGATCCCCAGCGCTGGTCGGCCCTGTCGCTGCCCACCATGTCGATCGGCCAGGAGGTGTCCGTCACCGCGCTCCAGATGGTGGCGGCGTTCGGCGCCATTGCCAACGGCGGCACGCTCATGCAGCCGCATCTGGTGCGGGCGGTCTTCGACGCCGACGGCCGCGAGGCGCGCCGCTTCGAACCGGTGGCCGTCCGCCAGGTGATCTCCTCGGAGACGTCGCGCACGCTCACGCGGCTGCTGGTCGGCGTCGTCGACGCGGGCACCGGCCGCAACGCCGCCATCACCGGCTATCAGGTCGCCGGCAAGACCGGCACCGCCCAGAAGCTCGACCCCGCCACCGGGCGCTACTCGCGGGCGCCGGGCGTGCTGTCGTTCGTCGGCTTCGCCCCCGCCGACGAGCCGCGCTTCGTCATGCTCGTCATGCTCGACGAGCCCAGGAACGAGCAGTGGGGGAGCGAGGCGGCCGCGCCGGTCTTCGCAGCGATCGGGCGCGAGGTGCTGCGCTACCTCCAGGTGCCGCCGCGCGACGCGCGGCCCGTGCAGATCGTCACCGGGCCGGGCGTCGAGCCGCCGATGAGCGCGCGAGTGCGGCTGGTCAGCCTGGCCGCCGACGCGCCGTCCGCCGAGGGGCGGCCGCTCATGCCCGAGCTGCGCGGCAAGGCGCTCCGCCCGGCCCTCGCGACCCTCGCCCCGCTCCGGCTGCGCGTGGACGTGGCCGGGAACGGGCTCGTCGTCCGCCAGGTGCCCGCAGCGGGGACGGCGCTCGAGCCCGGCGCCTCGGCCCGGCTGGTGCTGGCGTCCCGATCGCGAGGCAGCCAGTGACATGGGACGCGCCATGCCCGTGAGCGAGCTCCTCGCGGCGCTGCCCGAGAAGACGGTGGTTGGCCGCCCGCCCACCGGGGTCAGCGGCATCGCCGATGATTCCCGGAAGGTCGAGCCCGGCCACTGCTTCGTCGCGGTGCCCGGGTTGCGACAGGACGCCCGGCGCTTCATCCCCGAGGCGGTGCAGCGGGGCGCGACGCTCGTCATCACCGAGGGGGCGGGGCTGCCGGACATCCCAGTGGCCCAGGTGCTGGTGCCCTCGGCGCGCGCGGCGCTGGGGCGCGCGGCCGACGCCTACTACGGGCATCCCTCGCGGCGGCTCACGGTTGTGGGGATCACGGGAACAAACGGCAAGACGACGACGTCCTATCTCGTGGAGGCGCTTTTGCAAACCCGTGGGTTGAGGACCGGTGTCATCGGTACGATCCAGTACCGGATCGGCGACCGGACTCTGCCCGCCGGCCAGACCACTCCCGACGCCTTGGCGCTTCAGTCAATGCTGGCGAGCATGTACGCGGAGGGCGTTCGCGGCGTCGCGATGGAAGTGTCCTCGCACGCGCTGGCGCTCGCGCGCGTCGACGAGCTGACGTTCGACGTCGCCGTGTTCACGAACTTGACGCAGGACCATCTGGACTTTCACGGCACGCTCGACGACTACCGGCGCGCCAAGCGCCGCCTCTTCGAGCTGCTGGAGGGCTCGCCCAAGGCCGGGCGGACGGCCGTCGTCAACTCCGACGACCCGTCGGCGGCCGAGATGACTCGCGGGCTGACGGTGCCGGTGCTGACGTTCGGGCTCGGCCCGGGTGCCGCCATCCGCGTCGGGGAGTGGGCGTCGACGCTCGAGGGCGTGCGGCTCGTAGCCGCCACGCCGCGCGGTCCGGTGGAGCTCCGCTCGCCGCTGATCGGCGAGCACAACGTGATGAACCTCCTGGGCGCGGTCGCGACCGGCATCGCGCTGGGGCTGACGCCGGCCACGATCGCGCAGGCGCTCGGTCGGGTGGGCACCGTCCCCGGACGCTTCGAGCAGATCCGGGCGGGCCAGCCCTTCCTCGTCGTCGTCGACTACGCGCACACGCCCGACGCGCTGGCGCGCGTCCTGACCACCGCCCGGAAGCTCACGAGCGGCCGCCTGGGGGTCGTTTTCGGCTGCGGCGGTGATCGCGACCGCGGCAAGCGGCCGATCATGGGCGGGATCGCCGCGCAGCTCGGCGACCGGATCTGGGTGACCTCCGACAACCCGCGCTCGGAGTCGCCGGAGGCCATCATCGACGAGATTGTCGCGGGTATCCGGCGGGCGGGCCTGGACGAGCGCCGTTACACGCGGCAGGCGCACCGCCGCGCCGCGATCGCGGAGGCGCTCGGGTGGGCCCAGGCCGGCGACACCGTGGTGATCGCCGGCAAGGGACACGAGACCTACCAGATCGTCGGGTCCGCCGTCCTGCCCTTTGACGATCGCGACGTGGCGCGGCACATCCTGGCGGAGCGGACGGCCTGAGGAGAGCGATGCCTGTCATCACCGTGCAGGAGATCGTTCGGGCGACCCAGGGCGCGCTGGTGGTGGGCGACCTCGCCATCTTCGCCAACGGCATCTCCATCGACTCCCGCACGCTCGGCGTCGGGGAGGCGTTCTTCGCCATCCGTGGCCATCGTCTGGACGGGCACGCCTTCGTCGCCGAGGCGGCCAGCCGCGGGGCCTCCTGCCTGGTCGTCCACCACGTGCCGGACCCGATTCCGTCCGGCGTCCCCCTGGTCCTGGTCGAGGAGACGACGAAGGCGCTGGGGCGCCTGGCGGCGGCGCATCGCGCCAAGTTCGACGTTCCCGTCGTCGCCGTCACCGGCTCGAACGGCAAGACGACGACGAAGGAGATGCTCGCGGCCGTGCTCGGCCAGCGCTGGCGGGTTCTCAGATCCGAGTCGAGCTTCAACAATCAGTGGGGGCTGCCCCTGACGCTGCTCCGGCTGGCGTCCGAGCACGAGGCGCTGGTGGTGGAGATCGGAACGAACCAGCGGGGCGAGATCGCCTATCTCAGCGGGCTGACCGCGCCCACCGTCGGCGTCGTCACCACCGTGGCCAGCGTCCATACCGAGTTCCTGGGGTCGCTGGCCGGCGTGCGCGAGGAGAAGGCGGCGCTGGTGCGGGTGCTGGGCGCCGCCGGCTGGGCCGTCCTGAACGCCGACGACGCCCGCGTGATGAGCATGGCGCGCGAGACCGCTGCCCACGTCCTCACCTACGGCCGCGCCGCCACCGCGGCGGTCCGCGCCGTCGGCGACGTGGCGGAAGACCCGCGCGGGCTCACGTTCACGCTGGAGGCGGGGGGCGCGCGCCAGGCCGTGATCCTGGGCTTCATCGGCCGTCACAACCTGACGAACGCCCTGGCCGCGGCGGCCGCCGGGGTGGCCCTGGGATTCTCGCTGCCCGAGATCGCCCGCGGGCTCGAGAGCGCCCGGCCCGTCAAGGGCCGCTGCATCTGGCAGCGGGTCGGCGACGTGAGGATCCTGGACGACACCTACAACGCCAACCCGACCTCCGTGAAGGCGGCGCTGGACACGGCGGTGGCCCATCGTGGATCGAGCCGTCTCGTCGTCGTGCTCGGTGACATGCTGGAGCTGGGCGACGTGACGGACGAGGCCCATCGCAACGTGGGGCGGCAGGTGGTGGCCGCCGGGGCGACGGAATTCATCGGCATGGGCGCCCACAGCCGCCTGGCCGTCGAGGCGGCCCGCGAGAGCGGGCTCGGCGAGGCGCATCACGCGATGACGTTCGAGGATACCGTCGCCCACCTGCTCAAGCGCGTGGCGCCGGGCGATCTCGTCCTCGTCAAGGGCTCGCGCGGGATGCGCATGGAGCGGGTGGCCGACGCACTCGCCGCGCGACTGGCCAGGCCCGAAGGGAAATGAGCGTGACGAATGCTATACCACTTGCTCGTCCCGCTGGCGAAGGACCACATCGTCTTCAACGTCTTCCGGTACCTGACGTTCCGGTCGCTGATGGCGCTCATCTGCGCGCTGATCATCTCGCTGGTGATCGGGCCCTGGATCATCCGGCACCTCCGGGAGATGCAGCGCGAGGCCGACACGATCCGCGAAGACACGCCGGACAGCCATCG containing:
- a CDS encoding ABC transporter permease, yielding MATKPVVAETGLELIIAAPRVAEPIGTWTAIGRFCRKKPLGAAGGVLMLLLVVSALFAEVLATHDPIATDAANTLAPPSAGHWLGSDHLGRDIYSRIVHGARVSLVVGVMSTLLGSVLGGIIGLLSAYFGGKTDLISQRVLDILQGLPLLVLALVMSAALGPAIHNVVIAISVPIIPRAARVIRSSVLSIREMQYVEAARALGVRHLRIAFRHILPNTIGTFIVLSTAQLGGAVLVEATLSFLGLGVPEPYPSWGRMLSVSAAEYAQKAPHLVLFPGMAISLAVFGSNLLGDALRDTLDPRLRGR
- a CDS encoding ABC transporter permease, whose protein sequence is MRTYIAQRLAIAVLTLFGMSVVIFVLMRLAPGDIVDILFAAAGYVNETDKKLIMKELGIDKPIWVQYATWLRDIFTGDLGKSYRYDLPAWQVIRPLVPVTLELAVLATLFSVLLGVPTGVISAVRQDTALDYGLRIFSLAGLSMPAFWLGMVIILALVAWVGWMPPLTYMSPTENLKVHLVQFLLPALAVGYRFSALMMRITRSAVLEVMREDYIRTAWAKGQSERVVIWRHALKNAILPVVTVIGLEFAFLIGGLVVTETVFNLPGVARFLVQAILWRDYPIVQNLVMFTAIVVILTNLVVDLLYGWLDPRVRYAD
- the mraZ gene encoding division/cell wall cluster transcriptional repressor MraZ, which encodes MFRGRYQHTIDPKGRLSVPAKFRDELAQYDGRLIVVPNENSLEVHPLEEWERLEGRISEQSQFDPEVRKLGRLYISRAKEVALDNVGRILLPPDSRQQAGLVKDVTLLGPGRRYFEVWDRPRFDEYERTNGDGLPSLFERLSQLGV
- a CDS encoding aldehyde dehydrogenase family protein; translated protein: MKMYVAGQWTDKPNTIEVHNPYDNSVLDTVPRADKSDVERALRSAERGARVMAKLSGYDRWKILRKAAELMAARQEDLAQTISEEEGKVIAEGRLEANRAFETIMGSAEEAKRLHGQTVPLDGAPGGAGKFGVTIRVPCGVVVAISPFNFPLNLVCHKVGPALAGGNAVVLKPATDTPLSALKLTEILLEAGVPPEGINTLTGSGGEIGDLLVTDRRVRKITFTGSRDVGERICKQAGIKRVTMELGSNAPVIVMPDAALDKVAAAVAATGYANAGQVCISTQRVLAAGKVYGDFLDALRPKVQALKVGNQLDETVKVGPMVREREAVRVDEWVKEAVASGARLVTGGKRQGALYEPTIVADVKPEMRISRDELFGPAVAVTPFGDIDEAIALANDSNYGLAAGIFTENLEWAWKFAREVQSGNLHINWGPQWRADLMPYGGLKESGFGKEGPAYAIEEMTELKMVVFHLSS
- a CDS encoding amidase; this translates as MSRDELCWLSATGLAAQIRKKKVSPVEVVDAVLDRIDRINPKLNAFVTLTADEARQAAKLAERQLMRKGAKLGPLHGVPFSVKDLVITRGVRTTFGTSLYRDNVPTEDAPMVERMKAAGGIMIGKTNTPTFGWIGATHNLLFGVTRNPWNLDRTPGGSSGGASAAAAAGLGPLHIGTDGGGSIRIPASCAGIFGFKPSYGRIPTYPVSGAWSLSHIGPLTRTVADAALMTQVCAGPDERDQYSLPAARVDYVKALRSSLKGWRVAWSADLGFVEALDPEVRAVCATAAKAFRELGCRVEEVTPAWPSPRECWEQLFCGGIATRMAPYMNRRDEIEPGLVRLIEATLKNPPTRFVQAWFDRLAWWQHPRAFFEKYDLLLTPTIACPPFKVGLDNPTEIAGKPVSAYAWIPFTFPFNCTGQPAASVPCGFTRDGLPIGLQIVGRRYDDASVLRASAAFERVRPWGARRPPIG
- a CDS encoding M48 family metallopeptidase; this translates as MKAFRLPALAVVLLVVVACQTVPVTGRSQIMLLPESQEIQMGLTAYREVLSKATVSGDPALNDQVTRVGRRIAEATGRRDYQWEFKVLESKAVNAFALPGGKVAVYTGILPITRDDAGLAAVLGHEVAHAIARHGGERISQTLLVQTGLAATQVALARHDPQTVQSVASLLGAGAAVGLLLPWSRGQESEADHLGLVYMAKAGYHPSAARDLWVRMAEAGRGQPRPPEFLSTHPSPETRIRQIEAWIPEALRYYQPR